In Alosa alosa isolate M-15738 ecotype Scorff River chromosome 19, AALO_Geno_1.1, whole genome shotgun sequence, a genomic segment contains:
- the tmem177 gene encoding transmembrane protein 177: MSFSFLKISAFLQKYRTPVLLVSCGGVFTANIFYHVFPNGTYRKLYQAWSKGEPASLSEKLENTFQTVLNDCAVGSSENFSAFASFGFHPIGAGIPWLPSGAQVGIPANFNSTPDDPAGITNRTILINGREVEWDSDIGSSLKESLVFSSEAQKFAIAREVLRLDSAGPVLHAAVAPACLVGICVNSVVLKHIFGLYAGPILARGLVNLVVVGLGAAFYLLATDEVSQWMDYRSDRRAASLSPEYIKGGVEFYDKIISRNKTLRMLMGERGEEMYAPSGNLFPSNMFSLKHAPYTARREGVANLLKEHKM, translated from the coding sequence ATGAGTTTCTCATTTCTGAAAATCTCTGCATTTCTGCAGAAGTACCGAACGCCAGTGTTACTCGTTAGCTGTGGGGGAGTTTTCACAGCCAATATTTTCTATCATGTTTTTCCAAATGGGACATATAGAAAGCTGTATCAGGCCTGGAGCAAAGGAGAACCTGCCAGTCTGTCTGAGAAACTGGAGAACACATTTCAAACGGTGTTAAATGATTGTGCTGTCGGCTCATCCGAAAACTTCAGTGCCTTTGCGTCCTTTGGCTTTCACCCAATTGGTGCTGGCATTCCCTGGCTACCCTCTGGTGCCCAAGTGGGCATACCAGCCAATTTCAACAGTACTCCAGACGACCCAGCTGGCATCACCAATCGCACCATACTTATAAATGGTAGAGAGGTCGAGTGGGACAGTGATATTGGCAGCAGCCTGAAAGAGTCTCTTGTGTTTTCTTCCGAGGCACAGAAGTTTGCCATAGCACGGGAAGTGCTCCGGTTGGATTCGGCTGGGCCAGTGTTGCATGCTGCGGTGGCTCCAGCTTGCCTGGTCGGGATTTGTGTCAACAGCGTGGTGCTTAAACATATCTTTGGGCTATATGCTGGTCCCATTCTGGCCAGGGGGCTGGTCAATTTAGTTGTTGTTGGTTTGGGTGCTGCGTTCTACTTGCTGGCAACTGATGAAGTTAGCCAGTGGATGGACTACAGGTCAGATCGCCGCGCAGCCAGCCTCTCTCCTGAGTACATCAAAGGAGGAGTGGAGTTCTATGACAAGATCATCTCCCGTAATAAGACTTTACGGATGCTCATGGgcgagaggggggaagagatgTACGCACCAAGTGGCAATCTTTTCCCATCTAACATGTTCAGTTTGAAACACGCTCCATACACTGCTCGAAGGGAAGGAGTTGCCAACCTTTTAAAAGAACACAAAATGTAG